A genomic stretch from Oryzias latipes chromosome 24, ASM223467v1 includes:
- the LOC101155397 gene encoding cytochrome P450 2K1, whose protein sequence is MGVWDTLLPSLSPSSLLGAGVLLLLVFLFCPHRTSSQKHRKEPPGPTPIPILGNLHQLDLKRPDQTFMKFAKKYGSVFTVYMGPKKTVVLTGYKTMKEALVNYAEEFGEREAPTVAKEAHLDCGVVWANGASWREMRRFALSTLRDFGMGKRACEDKIIPECHSLLKEIRKFQGEAFDPTLIINSAVCNVICSMVYGTRFEYDDPDFRTILSRTMKGIQLLGSPGVQLHNLFPRIGRLFLSASKQINQIFTANKNYHLKLLKETFTPHTCKSIADAFQLRQQEEDGFPNSHFHDANILVTIMNLFTAGTETTAATLRWALLFMAKYPKIQDQVQEELSRVMEGRQVTVEDRQRLPFTDAVIHETQRKANIIPLSLLHRTSQDVTFKGFFIEKGTTVIPVLTSVLYDENEWEKPNIFYPAHFLSKDGKFLKRDAFMPFSAGRRLCLGESLARMELFLFFSTLLQHFRIAPPLGVSEEELDLTPRPGGTLSPQPHKLCLVSLK, encoded by the exons ATGGGGGTTTGGGATACGCTTCTCCCCTCCCTTAGTCCTTCATCCCTGTTGGGGGCCGGGGTGCTCCTacttttagtatttcttttttgtcccCACAGGACCAGTtcccaaaaacacagaaaggaaCCACCAGGACCAACACCAATTCCCATTCTTGGCAACCTGCATCAGCTGGACCTGAAAAGACCTGATCAAACATTCATGAAG TTTGCCAAGAAATATGGGTCTGTGTTCACGGTTTACATGGGCCCCAAAAAAACGGTGGTCCTAACGGGCTACAAGACGATGAAGGAGGCCCTGGTTAACTACGCCGAAGAGTTTGGGGAACGGGAAGCACCAACGGTGGCGAAGGAAGCGCATTTAGATTGTG GTGTTGTTTGGGCAAACGGAGCCTCCTGGAGAGAAATGAGACGCTTTGCTTTGTCAACTCTCCGGGATTTCGGAATGGGCAAAAGAGCATGTGAGGACAAGATCATCCCGGAATGTCATTCTCTTTTGAAGGAAATCAGAAAGTTCCAAG GTGAAGCTTTTGATCCAACCTTGATCATAAACTCCGCTGTCTGTAACGTGATCTGCTCCATGGTCTACGGCACCAGGTTTGAATATGATGACCCAGATTTTAGAACCATTTTGAGCCGAACAATGAAAGGAATCCAACTTCTTGGCTCTCCGGGTGTCCAG TTGCACAACCTGTTTCCAAGGATTGGCAGACTGTTCCTGTCTGCAAGTAAACAAATTAACCAAATATTCACCGCCAATAAAAATTATCACTTGAAGCTGCTCAAGGAGACCTTCACTCCGCACACATGCAAGTCTATTGCAGATGCCTTTCAGCTGCGCCAGCAAGAG GAAGATGGTTTTCCGAACAGCCACTTTCATGATGCAAACATTTTGGTAACTATTATGAACCTGTTTACTGCCGGTACTGAAACAACAGCAGCCACACTGAGATGGGCTCTTCTCTTTATGGCGAAGTATCCAAAAATACAAG ACCAGGTTCAGGAGGAGCTGAGCAGAGTGATGGAAGGCCGTCAGGTGACGGTCGAGGACAGACAGAGGCTGCCGTTCACAGATGCCGTCATCCACGAAACGCAGAGAAAGGCCAACATCATCCCATTGTCCCTTTTACACAGAACCAGCCAAGACGTCACCTTCAAGGGGTTTTTCATTGAGAAG GGCACAACAGTGATTCCAGTCTTGACGTCTGTCCTTTATGATGAGAATGAGTGGGAGAAGCCAAACATCTTCTATCCCGCCCACTTCCTTAGCAAAGATGGAAAGTTCCTCAAGCGTGACGCCTTCATGCCCTTTTCAGCAG GGCGGAGGCTGTGTCTTGGAGAGAGTCTGGCCAGGATGGAGCTCTTTCTGTTCTTCTCCACCCTCCTCCAACACTTTCGTATAGCTCCTCCTCTTGGAGTTTCAGAGGAAGAACTGGACCTGACTCCACGCCCGGGAGGCACTCTCAGTCCTCAACCACATAAACTGTGTTTGGTTTCACTAAAGTGA